A region of the Stieleria neptunia genome:
ATCCAAGGATGGAAATTGAAGACGTCGTACTGATCGGTCGAGAATTTTTCGCGATGGCGTTGCTGCTGACCGCGCCGGTCGTCGCGGTCAGCCTGGTCGTCGGCTTGCTGATCAGCATCGCTCAAACCGTCACCAGTGTTCAGGAACAAACGCTCTCGTTCGCACCACGCATCATCTGCGTGGTCTTCATTCTGATCTTTCTGTCCAATTGGTACCTCGTCACGCTCCAGAATTACACGCTGGGCTTGATGACACAAATGGTCGAATTTGTGAAATGATCGGCGACGTCGTCCTGTTTCTATTGGTGCTCGCCCGCGTCTCGGTCTTCGTTGCGTTTTTTCCGCTGTTCAGCAAAAAACAACTGCCCAACCAGGTCAAAGCGGGGCTGGCCACGGCGCTGTCCGTTTTCTGGCTGGCCGACGCCAAGAACGTGATGCCCCAACTGGCACTCGAAGACGTGGGCAGCTTGCTGTTCTTGTTCCTGGTCTTCAAAGAGATTTGTATCGGTCTGCTGCTCAGCCTGGTGCTGGGGCTGTTCTTCTGGCCGGCGCGAATCGCCGGGTCTTACATCGCCCAGGAACTCGGGCTGTCCCTCGCTGCGATCAGCGATCCGGGCAGCCAGGATTCGTCGACACTGGTCTCACGTATCTTCGAAGCCTTTTCGATGCTGGTGTTCTTTTCGCTCAACCTGCACCACTTCATCATCCTCTCCCTGCACCTTTCGTTCAACGAGACGATGACCCGAGTGGGCCTGCTCGAATTGCCGACCGAAGAATTGGCGGCGGCGTTCAATCGGACCAGCGATTACGGGCTGTTGATCGTCGCCCCGTTGTTGGTGCTGCTGATGCTGGTCACGCTGGTCCTGGCATTCCTCAATCGCGCCGCGCCGGCCATGAATCTGTTTTCGGTCGGCATGTCGATCCGCGTCGGCTTCGGCGGTCTGTTGCTGTTTCTGTTTTGCCCGATCCTGTTCGGTGCGATCGAAATCTATTTCTATCGCGTGCAAGAAGACATCGAATACCTGATGCAATCCTTGTTGGGGTGATCGATGGCCGAGAATCAAGATCGCGATCAGAGGACCGAGGAGGCAACACCGCAGC
Encoded here:
- a CDS encoding flagellar biosynthetic protein FliQ; this encodes MEIEDVVLIGREFFAMALLLTAPVVAVSLVVGLLISIAQTVTSVQEQTLSFAPRIICVVFILIFLSNWYLVTLQNYTLGLMTQMVEFVK
- a CDS encoding flagellar biosynthetic protein FliR — its product is MIGDVVLFLLVLARVSVFVAFFPLFSKKQLPNQVKAGLATALSVFWLADAKNVMPQLALEDVGSLLFLFLVFKEICIGLLLSLVLGLFFWPARIAGSYIAQELGLSLAAISDPGSQDSSTLVSRIFEAFSMLVFFSLNLHHFIILSLHLSFNETMTRVGLLELPTEELAAAFNRTSDYGLLIVAPLLVLLMLVTLVLAFLNRAAPAMNLFSVGMSIRVGFGGLLLFLFCPILFGAIEIYFYRVQEDIEYLMQSLLG